The Microbacterium sp. LWH7-1.2 genome window below encodes:
- a CDS encoding universal stress protein: MERIVLGYDGSPASVSALSWVADRAAREVAKVGVVNVVSQFASDRRAALDRLSDAEAFLRQRAPGVGVELHRLEGAVTDALTGFATEADLLVMGINPGHPIRAALAGAMPLRVSAHSHVPVVMVPAEWADIGDPITVGIADGDSSDVALAFAAREADSVEGSIRLVHAWLMPTPALFSGTTALVLAPEDVMAEHRARLDAAVDWIAERYPAMSVESELVRDSRTAALLRSAPRSSMLVIGANHRGRLAGGLLGSVAEGVVWQAECPVAVVPRDQALLSRLTED; this comes from the coding sequence ATGGAACGCATCGTTCTCGGCTACGACGGCAGCCCGGCATCCGTTTCAGCGCTGTCTTGGGTGGCTGATCGAGCGGCTCGCGAGGTGGCGAAGGTCGGCGTGGTGAACGTCGTGTCGCAGTTCGCGTCGGATCGCCGCGCCGCGCTCGATCGGCTCTCGGATGCTGAGGCCTTTCTTCGTCAGCGGGCGCCGGGTGTCGGCGTGGAACTCCACCGACTGGAGGGCGCGGTCACGGATGCGCTGACCGGGTTCGCGACGGAAGCGGATCTGCTCGTCATGGGTATCAACCCGGGCCATCCGATTCGTGCGGCGCTGGCGGGCGCGATGCCTCTGCGGGTCAGCGCCCATTCTCATGTGCCGGTCGTCATGGTGCCCGCCGAATGGGCAGATATCGGGGATCCGATCACGGTGGGTATCGCCGATGGCGATTCATCCGACGTCGCGCTGGCGTTTGCCGCGCGGGAGGCGGACTCGGTCGAGGGCTCGATCCGGCTGGTGCATGCCTGGCTGATGCCGACTCCCGCGTTGTTCTCGGGGACGACCGCGCTCGTGCTGGCTCCCGAGGATGTGATGGCGGAGCACCGGGCGAGGCTGGACGCCGCCGTCGATTGGATCGCCGAGCGCTACCCCGCCATGAGCGTCGAGAGTGAGCTTGTGCGTGACAGCCGGACCGCGGCGCTGCTGCGGTCTGCGCCGCGCAGCTCGATGCTCGTCATCGGCGCGAATCATCGGGGGCGGCTGGCGGGCGGCCTGCTCGGCTCCGTCGCGGAAGGCGTGGTCTGGCAGGCGGAATGCCCCGTTGCCGTTGTGCCCCGGGACCAAGCGCTTCTCTCGCGGCTGACGGAGGACTGA
- a CDS encoding response regulator transcription factor yields MTTVFLVDDHEIVRRGLADLVRSQSDLEIVGEAGTVRQAVGRIQATMPDVAVLDMRLPDGDGIDLCRDIRSRMPTVACLILTAYDDDSAVRASVLAGAAGYILKDVGGRRLVEAIRSVARGRSLMNDAVVRRATEQLRRRAGEDADPRLGSLGLRERQILRLIADGLTNRQIGDELGIAEKTVKNYVSSLLSKLGLERRTQAAVFELEHRNDRPS; encoded by the coding sequence ATGACGACGGTGTTCCTCGTCGACGACCATGAGATCGTGCGACGAGGGCTTGCCGACCTCGTGCGATCCCAATCGGATCTGGAGATCGTGGGGGAAGCGGGCACCGTGCGACAGGCCGTCGGCCGCATCCAAGCGACCATGCCGGACGTCGCCGTGCTCGACATGCGGCTACCCGACGGCGACGGGATCGATCTCTGTCGTGACATCCGCTCGCGCATGCCCACCGTCGCCTGTCTCATCTTGACGGCGTACGACGATGACTCGGCGGTGAGGGCGTCCGTGCTCGCCGGCGCCGCGGGCTACATCCTGAAAGACGTCGGCGGACGACGCCTCGTCGAAGCGATCCGGTCCGTCGCCCGAGGGCGATCACTGATGAACGACGCCGTCGTGCGACGCGCGACGGAGCAGCTTCGGCGGCGGGCCGGCGAGGACGCCGACCCGCGGCTGGGTTCGCTCGGACTACGCGAACGACAGATCCTTCGCCTGATCGCCGACGGGCTCACCAATCGTCAGATCGGCGATGAACTCGGCATCGCGGAGAAGACGGTCAAGAACTACGTCTCGTCCCTGCTGAGCAAGCTTGGCTTGGAGCGCCGCACGCAGGCCGCGGTATTCGAGCTCGAGCACCGCAACGACCGGCCGAGCTGA
- a CDS encoding GAF domain-containing protein, whose product MSEMEQLSFPDGPRLDLDEALATLVVQAERVRTTQGRLRALLTATQAVVEEIDLATVLRRIAQAATTLVDAEYGALGVIAPERDALEEFIYVGLTEDEASKIGDLPTGHGLLGALIADPRPIRLADMAADPRAAGFPDHHPRMESFLGVPVRVRGEVFGNLYLTNRRGGLFTEEDERLVEALATTAGFAVENARLLERARTRERWMSAAAGLSAALLSSSTTTAFDLIASRIFELPEIDKVVVFLKDGARAELQVAAARGSDESQLRGAVVDPQSTCAGELLATGRTTAHARALSASPDPARAIVDDVAGPVVAAPLRTGGRLWGVLCISRAPDRPRFTTAEIDSISDFASRATIALELAHAREEAQRSMLADDRRRIARDLHDHVIQQLFGTGLTLQAVAGGLPPGRDADRLSESIDQLDDAISQIRTVVFALSHRDESSLRHRVIDVVADQSAARRRPPAIRFTGPVDHGITGPLSDDVVAVVRELLSNAVRHSVADHISVEVALVEDSVLVLVENDGVGMAEAGRRSGLQNLAERAAARGGEFTVDSVSGATSARWTVPVPAPDAVSHTGEAQ is encoded by the coding sequence ATGAGCGAGATGGAGCAGTTGTCTTTCCCGGATGGGCCGCGCCTCGACCTGGACGAGGCTCTCGCGACTCTTGTCGTTCAAGCCGAGCGAGTTCGCACGACCCAAGGGAGGTTGCGGGCGCTGCTCACCGCCACGCAAGCGGTCGTCGAGGAGATCGATCTGGCGACCGTGCTGCGCCGGATAGCCCAGGCCGCGACGACTCTGGTGGATGCTGAATACGGAGCACTGGGCGTCATCGCACCTGAGCGCGACGCGCTCGAGGAGTTCATCTACGTCGGACTCACGGAAGACGAAGCGTCGAAGATCGGGGACCTGCCCACCGGACACGGGCTGCTGGGTGCGCTCATCGCCGATCCTCGACCGATCCGGCTCGCCGACATGGCCGCAGACCCACGCGCCGCCGGATTTCCCGACCATCACCCCCGGATGGAGTCCTTTCTCGGCGTTCCTGTGCGCGTCCGCGGGGAGGTCTTCGGGAATCTCTACCTCACCAATCGACGCGGCGGACTCTTCACCGAAGAGGATGAGCGCCTCGTCGAGGCCCTTGCCACGACCGCGGGGTTCGCCGTCGAGAACGCCCGTCTGCTCGAACGAGCGCGCACGCGCGAACGCTGGATGAGCGCGGCCGCGGGGCTCTCCGCGGCCCTGCTGTCCTCTTCCACCACGACCGCGTTCGATCTGATCGCGAGTCGCATCTTCGAGCTGCCCGAGATCGACAAGGTCGTGGTTTTCCTCAAGGACGGAGCCCGCGCCGAGTTGCAGGTGGCCGCTGCCCGCGGCAGTGACGAGTCACAACTGCGCGGCGCCGTCGTCGACCCGCAGTCGACCTGTGCCGGCGAGCTCCTCGCCACAGGCAGAACGACCGCCCACGCGCGGGCGCTTTCCGCCTCGCCAGATCCCGCAAGGGCGATCGTCGACGACGTCGCGGGGCCGGTCGTGGCTGCTCCCCTTCGTACGGGTGGGCGCCTCTGGGGCGTGCTCTGCATCTCCCGCGCCCCGGACCGACCGCGGTTCACGACGGCGGAGATCGACAGCATCTCCGACTTCGCCTCGCGCGCCACGATCGCATTGGAGCTCGCACATGCCCGAGAAGAGGCGCAGCGTTCAATGCTCGCCGACGATCGGCGCCGAATCGCCCGGGACCTGCACGACCACGTGATCCAGCAGCTCTTCGGCACGGGACTGACGCTGCAGGCCGTCGCCGGCGGGCTGCCTCCCGGTCGTGACGCCGACAGGCTGAGCGAATCGATCGATCAGCTCGACGACGCGATCTCGCAGATCCGGACGGTGGTGTTCGCGCTCTCGCATCGCGATGAGAGTTCGCTGCGGCACCGCGTGATCGATGTGGTGGCAGATCAGTCGGCGGCACGCCGCCGGCCGCCCGCGATCAGATTCACCGGTCCGGTGGACCACGGAATAACAGGGCCGCTGAGCGATGACGTGGTGGCGGTCGTGCGCGAGCTCCTCAGCAACGCCGTGCGACACTCCGTGGCGGACCACATCTCGGTGGAGGTCGCCCTGGTGGAGGACTCCGTCCTCGTTCTCGTAGAAAACGACGGCGTGGGGATGGCCGAGGCCGGGCGGCGCAGCGGCCTTCAGAACCTCGCCGAGCGGGCTGCGGCCAGGGGTGGGGAATTCACCGTGGACTCAGTCTCCGGGGCGACATCCGCCCGATGGACGGTTCCGGTTCCGGCACCCGACGCGGTCTCGCACACGGGAGAGGCGCAATGA